In the Streptomyces sp. FXJ1.172 genome, one interval contains:
- the eccCa gene encoding type VII secretion protein EccCa, protein MPEQNVALAAPPQKVKENQASNWLYMLLPLLSSVSMAAYMVTYGKPWMIALGVGFVCVSVGVTVLVRTQSRNANVRARRRQHSRYVEYLTDIRRQARESAAAQRAVNAFLYPSPQRLWAIATTAPRRIWERRPSDADFLRLRLGLGRGEPALRISLGKRGDPTAEYDPAAYRLAAKLTGDYATVNLQPAWIDLANTGVLSLLGPQERTGDLAGALLTQLAVLHAPDDVQVAALLTAEDRSWSWVKWLPHARQPGRAGIVPVVATSLDGIADVLQSHVDRVRAERAERSGSLTGLRGDVKATRHLVVVLDGYLPEADWARLPLVADLLSEAGAGTGIHVVCLVTKESEEPSRVDARARVDSDGNLTLETRYSALIHSVTDAVADVCPPRMGGQVARALTPLRLSGEREQVLSRAVALPAMLGVDDLGVFDPTLLWREPDDEALLRAPIGVTGEGAPLVLDLKESALGGFGPHGLVVGATGSGKSELLRTLVTGLTMTHAPEQLSFVLVDFKGGATFAGVTELPHVAGLITNLADDLALVDRVRAALQGEQQRRQQMLRDAGNVDSVREYQILHAQGGTDINGRPLEPMPYLVIVVDEFGELLTQRSDFIDLFVQIGRVGRSLGMHLLLATQRLEEGRLRGLDSHLSYRICLRTFSPQESRTVIGTPDAYRLPSIPGSAYFKVDESIYERFRVAHVSGAYQEKTGEAERASGPVPDPVPFGLRTAEEAKAEETDETEPAVALSRPGPGQRTEMQVAVAQLMVHGNPVHQVWLPPLPPAVELDSILGPVRSSAERGFHSQVWPSGGNLMFPVGVVDLPARQEQRAMMLDLSGPQGHLVVVGAPQSGKSTLLRSLMMSAMLTHTPDELQFLGIDFGGGTLMGLEPAPHVSGITTRHDEARTRRALSVVSQLVGERERLFQELRIDSASDFRRIRDENALPDGVNGADVVLVIDNWAALRAGVEEAEEIVHDIAVRGLGVGVHLVITANRWGELRAGLRDNITGRLELRLNEPGESEISRPMARQLHAVPPGRGLVPPGNVFHGALPRLDGVASTDNLTKAQAMVVNELATCWHGTSAAPLRVLAEHITPEELDRACATGLPGGTAGLPIGAVPIGIREFDLGPATLDLESHGPHFLVFGDSGAGKTTFLRSWMRGMAERRSAWDVRFIVVDYRRGLFGAVPEDYIGAQAGDADVAAAYVEQVVDKLKERMPPADITPRELKERSWWSGPELYLVVDDYDLVAGSGTSGRGPLAAVNNYLVQAADIGFHVVLARRSGGIGRALTSDPLVSRMRELGSGGLILSGDPREGTVLADQRAQRLPPGRGILVSRHEGASLIQTVQDTTGS, encoded by the coding sequence ATGGTCACCTACGGAAAACCGTGGATGATCGCTCTCGGTGTCGGATTCGTCTGCGTCTCGGTCGGCGTCACGGTCCTGGTTCGGACGCAGTCCAGGAACGCGAACGTGCGTGCGCGGCGCCGCCAGCACAGCCGGTATGTCGAGTACCTCACCGACATCCGGCGTCAGGCCCGGGAGTCCGCGGCGGCCCAGCGCGCGGTCAACGCCTTCCTGTACCCCAGCCCGCAGCGGTTGTGGGCCATCGCGACCACGGCACCGCGCCGGATCTGGGAGCGCAGGCCGTCCGACGCGGACTTCCTGAGGCTCCGGCTCGGCCTCGGCCGCGGGGAGCCGGCGCTGCGCATCAGCCTCGGCAAACGAGGTGACCCCACGGCGGAGTACGACCCGGCGGCCTACCGCCTCGCCGCGAAACTGACCGGTGATTACGCGACCGTCAACCTCCAGCCGGCCTGGATCGACCTGGCGAACACCGGTGTGCTCAGCCTGCTCGGACCCCAAGAGCGCACCGGTGACCTGGCCGGGGCGCTGCTGACGCAACTGGCCGTGCTGCACGCCCCCGACGACGTCCAGGTCGCGGCTCTGCTCACGGCTGAAGACCGCTCCTGGTCCTGGGTCAAGTGGCTTCCCCACGCCCGTCAACCGGGCAGGGCCGGAATCGTTCCCGTGGTGGCGACGAGCCTCGACGGCATCGCGGACGTCCTTCAGTCCCATGTCGACCGCGTCCGCGCGGAGCGTGCGGAACGGTCCGGCAGCCTGACCGGACTGCGTGGGGACGTCAAGGCAACCCGTCATCTCGTGGTGGTGCTCGACGGCTACCTTCCGGAAGCGGACTGGGCGCGTCTGCCGCTCGTGGCCGATCTGCTCTCCGAAGCGGGCGCCGGGACCGGCATCCATGTCGTCTGCCTGGTCACCAAGGAGAGCGAGGAGCCGAGCCGGGTGGACGCCCGCGCGCGGGTGGACTCCGACGGCAACCTCACCCTGGAGACCCGCTATTCCGCCCTGATCCATTCCGTCACGGACGCGGTGGCCGACGTGTGCCCGCCGCGGATGGGCGGACAGGTGGCGCGGGCGCTGACCCCGCTGAGGCTTTCGGGCGAGCGCGAACAGGTACTCTCCCGCGCCGTCGCGCTCCCCGCGATGCTCGGGGTGGACGATCTCGGGGTGTTCGATCCCACCCTCCTGTGGCGGGAACCCGACGACGAGGCGCTGCTGCGCGCGCCGATCGGTGTCACCGGTGAAGGTGCCCCTCTGGTGCTCGACCTCAAGGAGTCGGCTCTCGGCGGCTTCGGCCCGCACGGGCTCGTCGTCGGCGCGACCGGTTCCGGCAAGAGCGAACTGCTGCGCACCCTCGTCACCGGCCTGACCATGACTCATGCCCCGGAGCAGCTCAGCTTCGTGCTGGTGGACTTCAAGGGCGGCGCCACTTTCGCAGGCGTGACCGAACTCCCGCACGTGGCCGGTCTCATCACTAACCTCGCCGACGATCTGGCCCTGGTGGACCGGGTCCGCGCGGCACTGCAGGGCGAGCAACAGCGCCGGCAGCAGATGCTGCGCGACGCGGGCAACGTGGACTCTGTCCGCGAGTACCAGATTCTGCACGCGCAGGGCGGCACGGACATCAACGGACGACCGCTGGAGCCGATGCCCTATCTGGTGATCGTCGTGGACGAGTTCGGTGAACTGCTGACCCAGCGATCGGATTTCATCGATCTCTTCGTGCAGATCGGACGGGTCGGCCGAAGCCTGGGCATGCACCTGCTGCTGGCCACCCAGCGGCTGGAGGAGGGTCGCCTGCGCGGTCTGGACTCGCATCTGTCCTACCGGATCTGCCTTCGCACGTTCAGCCCTCAGGAGTCCCGCACGGTCATCGGGACGCCGGATGCCTACCGGCTGCCGTCGATCCCCGGCTCCGCCTATTTCAAAGTCGACGAGAGCATCTACGAGCGCTTCCGGGTGGCTCACGTCTCCGGTGCCTACCAGGAGAAGACTGGCGAGGCGGAACGTGCGTCCGGGCCGGTGCCGGACCCCGTACCGTTCGGCCTGCGCACCGCGGAAGAGGCCAAGGCCGAGGAGACCGACGAGACCGAACCCGCGGTCGCCCTCTCGCGACCCGGGCCGGGCCAGCGCACCGAGATGCAGGTGGCCGTGGCACAGCTGATGGTGCACGGCAACCCCGTGCACCAGGTGTGGCTGCCGCCGCTTCCGCCGGCGGTGGAACTCGACTCCATTCTGGGGCCGGTCCGCTCGAGTGCCGAACGCGGATTCCACTCCCAGGTGTGGCCGAGCGGTGGCAACCTGATGTTCCCGGTCGGAGTGGTGGACCTGCCGGCCCGGCAGGAGCAGCGGGCCATGATGCTCGACCTGTCCGGACCCCAAGGACATCTGGTCGTGGTCGGCGCTCCGCAGTCCGGCAAGAGCACCTTGCTGCGTTCGCTCATGATGAGTGCGATGCTCACGCACACCCCTGACGAGCTGCAGTTCCTGGGCATCGACTTCGGCGGCGGCACACTGATGGGCTTGGAGCCCGCCCCGCATGTGTCCGGCATCACGACCAGGCATGACGAAGCTCGTACCCGGCGCGCATTGTCCGTGGTCAGCCAGTTGGTGGGCGAGCGGGAGCGGCTCTTCCAGGAGCTCCGGATCGACTCCGCGTCCGACTTTCGCCGGATACGGGACGAGAACGCTCTGCCCGACGGCGTCAACGGCGCCGACGTGGTTCTGGTCATCGACAACTGGGCCGCCTTGCGCGCAGGTGTGGAGGAGGCCGAGGAGATCGTGCACGACATCGCGGTACGTGGTCTCGGCGTGGGCGTCCATCTGGTGATCACGGCCAACCGCTGGGGCGAGTTGCGAGCCGGCCTGCGGGACAACATCACCGGCCGTCTGGAGCTGCGGCTCAACGAGCCCGGCGAATCGGAGATCTCCCGGCCGATGGCCCGGCAACTGCACGCCGTCCCGCCCGGCCGCGGTCTCGTGCCGCCCGGCAACGTCTTTCACGGCGCGCTGCCGCGGCTGGACGGTGTGGCATCGACCGACAACCTCACCAAGGCGCAGGCCATGGTGGTCAACGAGCTGGCCACCTGCTGGCACGGGACCAGCGCCGCGCCACTGCGCGTACTCGCGGAACACATCACCCCGGAAGAACTGGACCGGGCCTGTGCAACAGGCCTTCCCGGCGGAACGGCCGGGCTGCCCATCGGCGCCGTACCGATCGGCATCCGGGAGTTCGATCTGGGCCCCGCGACGCTCGACCTGGAATCCCACGGGCCCCACTTCCTGGTGTTCGGCGATTCCGGGGCGGGCAAGACCACGTTCCTGCGCTCATGGATGCGCGGCATGGCCGAACGCCGGTCAGCCTGGGACGTCCGCTTCATCGTCGTCGACTACCGGCGGGGACTCTTCGGCGCGGTGCCCGAGGACTACATCGGTGCGCAGGCCGGGGACGCCGATGTCGCTGCCGCTTACGTCGAGCAGGTCGTGGACAAACTCAAGGAACGGATGCCTCCCGCGGACATCACCCCGCGCGAACTGAAGGAGCGCAGCTGGTGGAGCGGCCCCGAGCTGTACCTGGTCGTGGACGACTACGACCTGGTGGCCGGTAGCGGCACGAGCGGACGTGGTCCGCTGGCGGCCGTGAACAACTATCTCGTCCAGGCGGCCGACATCGGCTTCCATGTGGTGCTCGCCCGGCGAAGCGGTGGAATCGGCCGCGCGCTGACGTCCGATCCGCTGGTCAGCCGAATGCGCGAACTGGGCTCCGGCGGCCTGATCCTGTCCGGTGATCCACGCGAGGGAACAGTGCTCGCGGACCAGCGTGCCCAACGTCTGCCTCCCGGGCGCGGCATTCTCGTCTCCCGCCACGAGGGTGCCTCTCTCATTCAGACGGTGCAGGACACCACCGGTTCGTAG